The Desulfovibrio psychrotolerans nucleotide sequence TAGTGCCCGTGGTTCTGGAAGGCACAGGCGACATTCTGCCCAAGGGGCATGTTACCCTCAAGCGGCGGCACACCGTGCGCGTGCGCGCCCTGCCCCCCATAGATTCCTCCAGCTACGACATTAAAGAGCGCAACCGCTTCCGCGATGAATTGCACGCCCTTATGAACACCGCCTACATGGAGATGCGCGAATGCCGGACCAGCCAAACTTCCTGACGCTCACCCCGCTGGGGGGCTATGGCGAAATCGGCATGAACTGCACCATATGGTCCACAGCCGACACCGCCGTGCTGGTGGACTGCGGGCTCATGTTCCCGGACGACTACCTGCTCGGCATAGACGTGGTCATTCCCCAGTTCGACCACATTCTGCGGCGCAAGGACAAGGTGCGCGGCATTGTGCTCACCCACGGGCACGAAGACCACATAGGCGCGCTGCCGTGGCTCATGCCGTGGCTGCACGTACCCATCTTCGGCTCCCGCTTCACACTGGCGCTGGTGGAACACAAGCTGCGCGAGGCAAACCTGCTGGACCGCACGGAACTTGTGCCCGTGCATCCGGGACAGCGGCTGGTGCTGGGCGACCTGACCTTCAATTTCTTCCCCGTGTGCCACTCCATCATAGAAGGGTACGGACTCGGCGTGGAAACCCCCGTGGGCAAGGTGGTGCATACCGGCGACTTCAAGCTGGACGCCAACCCCATAGACGGGCACCACACGGACCTGGAAGCCTTCCGCCGGTTTTCGGAAGGCGGCGTGGAACTGCTGCTCTCCGACTCCACGAACATAGAGCGCGACGGCCATTCTCTGGGTGAGCGGGAAATCCGCGATACCTTCGATGGCATATTCCGCGACGCGCAGGGGAGGGTTATCGTCACCCTGTTCTCCAGCCATATCCAGCGCATACAGGAAGTTTTCGACATCGCCTTCAAATACGGGCGCAAGGTGGCGGTTTCGGGCCGCAGCCTGCTGAACAACATAGAAATTTCCCGCGAACTGGGCTTTCTGCGCGTGCCTGCCAGCGTGTTCATAGACTCCTACGACATGCCCGACCTGCCGGACAGTGAACTGGTGCTGCTGGTCACCGGCTCGCAGGGCGAACCGCTCTCCGCGCTTTCACGCATCACCAGAGGCGAACACCGCTCGCTGTCCATCACCCCCGGCGACACGGTCATCATGTCCTCGCGGTTCATCCCCGGCAACGCCCGCGCCATCACACGGCTCATCAACGACATGTACCGCCTTGGCGCAGAGGTTTATTACGAAAACTTCCGCAACATCCACGCTTCAGGCCACGCCTACCGCGAGGAATTGCGCACCATGCTGGAAACCGTGCGCCCGCGCCATTTCATCCCCGTGCACGGGGAATACCGGCATCTGGTCAAGCACTGCCGCCTTGCGCACGAGTGCGGCATTCCTCCGGAAAACACCATCATTCTGGAAGACGGCGACCCCGTCACCCTGCTGCCGGACGGCATACGCCGCGAACCGCGCATCCAGCTGGAAGCCGTGCTCGTGGACGGCAAGGGCGTGGGCGACGTGGGCACCTCCGTGCTCAAAGAACGCCATCTCCTCGGCGGCGAGGGCATGGTGGTGGTCTTCCTCGTGCTGGACGAACAGATATGGGAAATCCTGCACGGGCCGGACATCATCTCCAAAGGCTTCATCTTTGAGGCGCACTACAACCACGTGCTGGAAGACGCCAAGTGTATCGTTCTGGATATACTGGAAAACATGAGCCCAGGCGACATAGAAAAACTACAGGACCGCATCCGCTCCACCCTGCGCCGCTTCTTCCGGAAGGTTCTGGAACGCGACCCCGTGGTGCTTCCGGTCATCACCATGGTGTAACAGGCCGTACAGTACCTTGTTCCCGCCCGGCGGCAGGAAGAATCACGGACGCTTCACCCGCCGCCTGCTGCTCATACAGCAACCAGCCTTACGTCCCGCCGCAGGAGGAACCATGCGCGTTCTCAGGGTACGATACAAAGGAGCCGCGTTCTACGCCGCCCTCACCGACAACACCGTCCGCTGCCTCAACCCCCAGCTGGGCCTGCAAGACCCCATCCCGCTGGAAGAAATAACCGTGCTGCCCGTGGTCGCCCCGTCCAAGGTGGTCTGCGTGGGCCTGAATTACAGGGCGCACGCCGCCGAACTGGGCATGCCCGTGCCGGACGAACCGGCCTACTTCCTTAAGCCGCCGTCAGCCATCATCGGCTCCGGGCAGGCCATTCTGCTTCCGGAAACCTCCGCCCGCGTAGACTACGAGGCAGAGCTTGCCATCGTTATCGGCAGAGAAAGCAGACGCCTGCACCGCGACGACGTGCGGGAGCATATTTTCGGCTTCACCTGCGCCAATGATGTCACCGCCCGCGACCTGCAAAAAAAAGA carries:
- a CDS encoding ribonuclease J; protein product: MPDQPNFLTLTPLGGYGEIGMNCTIWSTADTAVLVDCGLMFPDDYLLGIDVVIPQFDHILRRKDKVRGIVLTHGHEDHIGALPWLMPWLHVPIFGSRFTLALVEHKLREANLLDRTELVPVHPGQRLVLGDLTFNFFPVCHSIIEGYGLGVETPVGKVVHTGDFKLDANPIDGHHTDLEAFRRFSEGGVELLLSDSTNIERDGHSLGEREIRDTFDGIFRDAQGRVIVTLFSSHIQRIQEVFDIAFKYGRKVAVSGRSLLNNIEISRELGFLRVPASVFIDSYDMPDLPDSELVLLVTGSQGEPLSALSRITRGEHRSLSITPGDTVIMSSRFIPGNARAITRLINDMYRLGAEVYYENFRNIHASGHAYREELRTMLETVRPRHFIPVHGEYRHLVKHCRLAHECGIPPENTIILEDGDPVTLLPDGIRREPRIQLEAVLVDGKGVGDVGTSVLKERHLLGGEGMVVVFLVLDEQIWEILHGPDIISKGFIFEAHYNHVLEDAKCIVLDILENMSPGDIEKLQDRIRSTLRRFFRKVLERDPVVLPVITMV
- a CDS encoding fumarylacetoacetate hydrolase family protein yields the protein MRVLRVRYKGAAFYAALTDNTVRCLNPQLGLQDPIPLEEITVLPVVAPSKVVCVGLNYRAHAAELGMPVPDEPAYFLKPPSAIIGSGQAILLPETSARVDYEAELAIVIGRESRRLHRDDVREHIFGFTCANDVTARDLQKKDMMFGRCKGFDTFLPIGPWIETDVPDPDNLTIRLIKNGQVMQEGSTADMLFSPFDLVADLSHIMTLLPGDVVLTGTPPGVGPIQPGDEVRVEVENMGLLINPVRDSLGGEDTPPLPVQ